A single Argentina anserina chromosome 7, drPotAnse1.1, whole genome shotgun sequence DNA region contains:
- the LOC126803953 gene encoding GDSL esterase/lipase At4g01130 isoform X1: MGGCSTKALNLQKLFLVWMMMVATLSCSSDSKCDFQAIFNFGDSNSDTGGFWAAFPAQSGPFGMTYFKKPTGRASDGRLIVDFLAQALGLPFLSPYLQSIGSDYRHGVNFATLASTVLLPNTSLFVTGISPFSLAIQLNQMKAFKSQVEEFHQSNSGKQEPKTLPPPDIFGRSLYTFYIGQNDFTSNLGTIGVGGVRKYLPQVVSQIAGTIKELYALGGRTFLVLNLAPVGCYPSFLEGLPRSELDTFGCSISYNNAVQDYNNMLRETLAQTRASLPNASLIYVDSSSALLELFRHPKIHGLKYGTRSCCGHGGGAYNYDRQVYCGNTKVINGSTVTAMACDDPQNYVSWDGIHATEAANKLITWAILNGSYLYPSFPLKQLCDLHPIG; the protein is encoded by the exons ATGGGAGGGTGTTCAACTAAAGCTCTTAATCTCCAGAAGCTCTTTCTCGTATGGATGATGATGGTGGCAACTTTGAGCTGTTCAAGTGATTCTAAATGTGATTTCCAGGCAATCTTCAACTTCGGTGACTCAAACTCAGATACCGGCGGGTTTTGGGCAGCATTTCCAGCACAGTCCGGACCGTTCGGCATGACCTATTTCAAGAAACCGACAGGTCGAGCTTCCGACGGGAGGCTCATTGTTGATTTCTTAG CTCAAGCTCTAGGATTACCATTCCTAAGTCCATACCTACAATCGATTGGATCGGATTACAGACATGGAGTAAACTTTGCGACATTGGCATCAACCGTGCTTTTACCAAACACTTCCTTGTTTGTTACCGGAATCAGTCCATTCTCTCTGGCTATCCAGCTCAACCAAATGAAGGCGTTCAAGTCCCAAGTTGAAGAGTTTCATCAATCCAACTCAGGAAAACAAG AACCTAAAACACTTCCTCCCCCGGATATTTTTGGGAGATCACTCTACACGTTCTATATTGGCCAAAACGATTTCACTTCGAATTTAGGAACCATTGGTGTTGGTGGAGTAAGGAAATATCTTCCTCAAGTTGTCTCTCAAATTGCTGGTACCATCAAG GAGCTATATGCGTTAGGAGGGCGTACATTTCTTGTACTTAATCTAGCACCAGTGGGTTGTTATCCCTCATTTCTAGAAGGGCTTCCCCGTTCCGAACTGGATACTTTCGGTTGCTCGATTTCTTACAACAATGCAGTACAAGACTACAACAACATGCTAAGGGAGACGCTTGCGCAAACTAGAGCTTCTCTGCCAAATGCTTCTCTAATATATGTGGATTCCTCTTCTGCTTTGCTAGAGCTCTTTAGACACCCGAAAATTCATG GGCTCAAATATGGGACCAGATCATGTTGTGGCCATGGCGGAGGTGCCTACAATTATGACCGTCAGGTTTACTGTGGAAACACAAAGGTGATAAATGGAAGCACTGTGACTGCAATGGCTTGTGATGATCCACAAAACTATGTAAGCTGGGATGGAATTCATGCCACTGAAGCTGCAAACAAGCTTATTACCTGGGCAATTCTCAATGGCTCTTATTTATATCCTTCCTTTCCACTTAAGCAACTTTGTGACCTCCACCCTATAGGTTGA
- the LOC126803953 gene encoding GDSL esterase/lipase At4g01130 isoform X2 encodes MGGCSTKALNLQKLFLVWMMMVATLSCSSDSKCDFQAIFNFGDSNSDTGGFWAAFPAQSGPFGMTYFKKPTGRASDGRLIVDFLAQALGLPFLSPYLQSIGSDYRHGVNFATLASTVLLPNTSLFVTGISPFSLAIQLNQMKAFKSQVEEFHQSNSGKQEPKTLPPPDIFGRSLYTFYIGQNDFTSNLGTIGVGGVRKYLPQVVSQIAGTIKELYALGGRTFLVLNLAPVGCYPSFLEGLPRSELDTFGCSISYNNAVQDYNNMLRETLAQTRASLPNASLIYVDSSSALLELFRHPKIHDHVVAMAEVPTIMTVRFTVETQR; translated from the exons ATGGGAGGGTGTTCAACTAAAGCTCTTAATCTCCAGAAGCTCTTTCTCGTATGGATGATGATGGTGGCAACTTTGAGCTGTTCAAGTGATTCTAAATGTGATTTCCAGGCAATCTTCAACTTCGGTGACTCAAACTCAGATACCGGCGGGTTTTGGGCAGCATTTCCAGCACAGTCCGGACCGTTCGGCATGACCTATTTCAAGAAACCGACAGGTCGAGCTTCCGACGGGAGGCTCATTGTTGATTTCTTAG CTCAAGCTCTAGGATTACCATTCCTAAGTCCATACCTACAATCGATTGGATCGGATTACAGACATGGAGTAAACTTTGCGACATTGGCATCAACCGTGCTTTTACCAAACACTTCCTTGTTTGTTACCGGAATCAGTCCATTCTCTCTGGCTATCCAGCTCAACCAAATGAAGGCGTTCAAGTCCCAAGTTGAAGAGTTTCATCAATCCAACTCAGGAAAACAAG AACCTAAAACACTTCCTCCCCCGGATATTTTTGGGAGATCACTCTACACGTTCTATATTGGCCAAAACGATTTCACTTCGAATTTAGGAACCATTGGTGTTGGTGGAGTAAGGAAATATCTTCCTCAAGTTGTCTCTCAAATTGCTGGTACCATCAAG GAGCTATATGCGTTAGGAGGGCGTACATTTCTTGTACTTAATCTAGCACCAGTGGGTTGTTATCCCTCATTTCTAGAAGGGCTTCCCCGTTCCGAACTGGATACTTTCGGTTGCTCGATTTCTTACAACAATGCAGTACAAGACTACAACAACATGCTAAGGGAGACGCTTGCGCAAACTAGAGCTTCTCTGCCAAATGCTTCTCTAATATATGTGGATTCCTCTTCTGCTTTGCTAGAGCTCTTTAGACACCCGAAAATTCATG ATCATGTTGTGGCCATGGCGGAGGTGCCTACAATTATGACCGTCAGGTTTACTGTGGAAACACAAAGGTGA